TCCAGGCGGAAGACATGGCCCACCACCGAGCAGGGCACGATCTCCAGCTGCCCCCCGCACATCCACACCTCAGACAGGACACAAGTCAACATCAGAAAAAGaacgaggggagggggggggagggggtgtcgcTTGGCCTTTCCATGCCTTATATCTTGGGCAGGGCACCCAGCCCCCCGCTTCCCACACCTTCCACCCCTTACCCTAAATGACATCTCCAGGTTCTCCGCTCCCCAGATCTCCATCTGATGGTCGTACGTGCCAATGCGCTCAAAGAAGGACTTGGAGATAGCAAAGAGTCCCCCGGCCATGGCTGGCGTCCTGCAGGAATGACAGAAAGTTATaatcccttcaccccccccccccaaaaaaaaaaaaaaaaaaaaagcagagcagAATGACCGGACtagtggggagggagaagggatgtTGGATGTGTCACTCACAAGAAGGGCTGGGTCTCGTTCTTCCGGACGGCCTCCAGGGCTGGGGGCACCAGCTCCCAGGTGAACACCAGAGCCCAGTCAAAGGCCCCGCGGCTATGACTCTGACGCTGGGGGATGGGCCCCTCGAACCGGAAGCTGTGCAGGTCGATGGCGACGATGTCCGGGCTCACCACGCGGGTCTCGTCCAGGGCGACCCGCtccagcagcggctccagccagcCGGGCCAGCACTCGCCTGCAGACGAGAGGAGATGGAGGCACCCGCGAATGCCacaccgggggggagggggggggaaataaaaaataaaaatcacacaaGCCCATAGCGCCAGGACTTTTCACTCGTGAGCCGGCTACGTGTGCGAGTGCAAGGCTATGCTTCCACCATCTCTACTCACCAGCGCGTGCAAGGTCTCCGCCGTGCCCCCCCCTTGTGCTGATCGTCTCTTCCGTCTGCCCCTCCGATGTGCCCTCTTCCCAAAGCATTGGCTCCCGCCTCTGGTGGGCTCCTCTACTCACAGTGCGCATCCAGGAAGACCAGTGCTTCTGCCTTGGCCCGAGAGGCCCCCAGCAGCCTGGCAGCCACCAGCCCCTTCCTCTTCGGCTGCCGTAGGACCCTCACCACCTGCAGCTGCTTCACGTACTCATCCAGGGGCTCTTTCAGTGCCTCTGTtggggagaagaaggaacaggaggtgccctcccaccaccaccaccccccgaAATCAAGGCCTTCATCAGATCTAGAATTCAGCACCCAGAGGAGCAGGCTAGGCCAGTCCCAGTATTGTTTGAAAATGCACCGCCACCCCTCACTCCACAGTCTTACTACAGGAGATCTCCCAGCTGTCAGGCAGACAAGATGGACCGCCTGCAGGtgatttctcatttcttatatacAGCGCACATCAGATACCAGATCTGGCCACAGCcgtttataattaaaaaaaaataaaaatacaacataaaCATATGGAAACAATAAGACACATTAATAGTACTGATCTATACACTTTCCAGTACAGTCTGCACCATTCTCAGTTTAGAATTTGCCCAGGCTATGATAGAGAAAGCTAGGCCTTTACCATTTCCCAAAAATTAAGATATTCTGttcctccctcacctccagtGGTGCAGAGTTCCACAACCCAGGACCACAGACTACTGAGGCCATCCTTTTCCTGTTTGATACTTTACAGACGTCTTGTCTAGATGGAACCCAACACCAAAGCCACTGATTCCGAGTGTAGGTTACGGACATAAAACTGTTAAATCTTCTCATAGATAATCCGCACCCCCCTCTATTTAACGCCTTATAACATCAGGTCCTTAGCTTAAGATTAGCCCGCTTTTCAATAGGTAACCGATGAAGAGGCATCGCTGCTAGAGGCCAAAAATCAAACGCACTGCCCTGTTTTGCACCACCTGTAAACGTTgtaagctttttttcttttaggaaGACCCACCAATACCACACTACAATGATCTAGTACTGGACAGACTAACGCCTGAGCCACCAATCTAAagacaggaagaagaaaaaaaaaagacacactgACCACTGCTGCAGGAGCGAGTGTCAAGGTGCCCCTGCCAGATGCCATGCATGCggaagggggtggagggaggtcaGGACTCACCGTGCTGACTAGCATCGTCCACCAGGAGGATCTCGCGCAGCAGCAGGCGGGGGGCGGTGTAGAGCACGCTGTGGACCGTGCGCAGCAGCGTCGACCACGCTTCGTTGTGGAAGACGATGATCACGCTGACCGAAGGTAGGGCTGGACAGCGCCTGAACCTTTTCTCCACGCaccttttgggggtggggggaagacaGAGGAGAACAGTGATGGGTGGTTAGAGTACCACAGAAGTTAAACAGCAAAGGGAATCATTAACAGCAGCTGAAGGGcttcataagaaaaaaaaaatcaaaccaaaaaaaaaaaagctagggtTGGAAGGAATAACAGGTTACTGTCTAGAACTGTGGACAGACAGGGCTGGGTTGGACCTCAGCAGAACATTCATTTAGTCTACTGCTCACTTGTAACTATGGGCCCCTTAAGCCATCTAATCCAGCCTGCTCTTAAAATCCTCTGGCGACAGAGAGCCCGCTACCTCCCCATTCCAGTGCCAGACTCCCATCACACCCTATAAACTCCAGGAGGcagctctttggcacaatgccAGCACCAAGAAAGGCATTAGCAGCAGTAAGGTTGAGAGATTGAAATCATACCACCCACACCCTGGCTTACGAATGAAGTTAGTGTCCCTCAAGGTGTGTGCAGAGCGAAACCCATTTtgagacactcccccccccccccccattagaaAGGTCTTCCTAATGTCTGAACCAGGACTTAAATTCAGCCAGAGCTATCTGGTATACAGCGCCAGTAAAATATTTGGGCAAAGCACCTTGCAAGGGAGTATTCTGAATCCTCGCAGGCTGACCATGCTGAGCTTTGGCTGCATGAGACCGGCACAGATTACGCGTGGTGCCAGCCCCTGCAGAAGCAGGAAGCATCTTGCAGGACCCCACGCCAAGTTCCTCTGCCACCCCCAACCCCCACTATGATTTTGTCTGCCTGTGGCAGGGAGCAGCACAAGCAAATAAGCTTGACACAGTTTTAAGTCCTGGTCTACTCTAAATCTCTTCACCATCATTTAAGCCAATGGCTTCCAGCCCTAGCCCCAGTGGAGATGAGAACCACCAATCCCCATTTTTACTATAACCCGCTTATCAGGTATCAACTGAAGGCTACAGTGAAGTCCCCTTCCGTTTTAGTTTCTCCTACACCAAATAAACCCAACTCCCTCAGCCTCTCATGGGTTGCATTATCCGGGCCTCTCATGTCATCCTCTCCTCTGGCACTTCTTGAAGAATGGGACCTAGTACTACTGGACATGGTAGGCCAGGAGAAAAGTCTAGTTTGTTTTTCCAATATCTGCTGCTAGAGGTACGAGCAAACACCAGATCACTTGGGAGCAGGCTGAGCAGAGTCCTGGTTTTCTCCCCATGTTATGCTGGGATCTGTAGTCCCTGCTGATTACAAAATGGAATTACAATGTCATAGACACAACAGGGGGGCAATGGCAGGACTGGCTCAGGCTTGCCCCTGCTGGCATGAAGCTCACTGGTACGCAAGTGGAGCATGAAATAAGATACATATCCCACAGCAACAAGCTTTTGATGTTCCCATCTTACTCAGGGGGCCTGGTGTCTGGTCCAAGATCCCGATGCAGAGAGATGCGGTCACTGACGAAAGTATTCAAGTTGTGCCTCACGTAGCCCATCCTCAGCTCCATCTCCTCTTGCATGGTCAGATCAGACAACCAGTAAGCCCTGCCCCCTGCACCAGGGAGCCGGGGGTCCTGGTAAGGCCGCTGGAAGTGGGGCAGGAGGTCCATGGCAGAGTAGTAGCCcgggaggcaggctgcaggccccATCTCTTGCGACGGCTTCTTGGCAGCCGGACGGATCTGCAGCCGGGGAGTGATGTTGCCACTGCGGATGTTCGACATGATGCTCGCCACTGGGTCCCCAGGATCAAAGGCTGCTGCATCCTCCGGCTGGTGCTGCAGCTCCTGATACACCCAGGCGGGGTCAGAGAGGAACCAGTGCATGAGGAATAGCAGcaggagggagacagagaggcagaggcagagaaACAGCAAGACCATCCTCCATAGCTTTCTACGTGGGAGCCACATAGCCCAAGCCCtgggaaaggaaggggggaggTGATGGTGAAAAATCACAGGGGGctgaaagggaaggagaaagaaacaaACATCAGAAGGTGTATAAGAATTCCTTTCAGAGACAGGAATGCTTTCATCTACTGAAAGCCCAACTGAGGATACATTAAGATCTTCAATTACTTAACTAGCACAAAACAACCACTTTTGGTAGCAAGAAGTCCCAGCCCTCAAGGACAACAATTTAGAGTCTAAATACATTCATATCTGGTCTTTGATAGAAAGGTGCATTGAGCCCTTCAGTCATACTCATCTTATTCAAGAGCAGCTACTTCAGCAGGCAACAACACACCCCAAGATAAGTCTCTATTCATCCTCCATCTCCCAACAGAAAGTTCCCAGACCCTAGAGAAGTTTGTGGAAGATATGAGACCTTATCCTCTCAATGGACATGCTATACACCCCACAGGAGAGGAATGCAGTTAGAAAAATCGTTGTGCAGTTcacagggtgggggtggggggcttaCCAAGACCAGCAAGTCTttagaaacacccccccccccccatataggACTATCTATAAGTATAGACCGATGTCTCATAGGGCCCCACCCTATGAGAGACCAGATGAACCCATCTGGAAAGCTAGGCAATAGAATGGAGTAGGCCACAGGGTGATGGCCTGGCTACCTTTTAGCCCATTGcagaagcagggggggggggggggtatggtcTAGCAGCAGAGGTTtgttccccccaccccaagcCATAAATAGCTACAGCtccaaattaattgaaaaaagtACCAGTTTAAGTCTCCCCCACCTAGAAGTGTGCAGTAGTATGCACCCCTACAAAGATACCAACCAATTTTTCAGCTTAATTATAAGCTAACAGACCAAAAACGATTACCCCCACTATAGCCTTTCTGCCCAGCTATTCTTAGGTAAAGCAACTAAATTACAGACCAAGCGCTAAAAAGAACCACTATGCCGGCTCAACAAATAACAGACACCACTACCACTACCACCCACCCCTCCTGGAGAAATGCCTCCATACACGATAGCAGAACAAAGCAAAAGCCATAAAACTCACATGTTGGAGGGGCTCTTTAAATAGTGCTGCCCCAGGGTGGGGCTGAAGAAGGTGATTAATGTCAAGGAACGCAATTATAGAACAATTCACAAgtacttttttatttaattttgaataGCTGtggctttttcttatgttcttatatgtatatatacatatatatatttctttatatatttctttatatacattttcagGCACCTTGGGCGGCCGTGATTGGCAAAAGGGGGAAACCGAACGGGTCCTAGGAAGTCCCCGCCCCCTTCCCTTCATGCCTTAAAATAGGCTCCCCGCCTCCGCATCCTCCTCGCCATTCGATTGGCTGCCGGGGCGGCGGCGCGGGCTTTAAATCCGCGGGAGGCGGAAGTGACTTCCTTTTCGGCTGGCGCTGGGTGTCGGAAGGTCGCAGTGAAGCTAAGACGGGTAAGATGGAAGGAAGGGAGCGAGCGAGCGAGTGCGGGAGGCGGTGACTCGTATCCGTCTCCATCCTCCTCCCGTCCGCACACGATACCGAAGTCGGGGTGCTCCTTCTGCGGCCTGACATGGGTTGCTTGATGTGGCAGGTGCTACGGACTGGTGCGGCGTAGAGGAGCTGCTCTTAGGCCTGTAAAAGGAttagggggggggagaaggaatccAAGATGGTGGCTGTTAGGCTTCTCTCCTgagcctcctcttccccccccccccccgattcaatCCGCCGGCGCCATCCTGCGTCCAATGCTTGCTCCGTACGCTGATAGCGAGAGGGGGGGCCGATCCAGCCGCCATTCCTCTTCTCCGACCCCGCATGTCCTTATAGTGGCTTTTAttttaggggggggagggggtctgaaTTCTAAATCTAGTACTTCTGCTGTTTGTCAccgatctccggggggggggggtcctctggCTTCTTTAGACTCTCGCTGAAAGCTTTTCGGGGAGGAACCTTGTGAGCAGGTGGTGCGGGCTGCTTCCTGGCTACTTGAGATTTGTGTTAAAATCCCACCGTCCCCTTAGTGCTTTGTACGCGATTTTGGGCCATGAGCTCTGGGACTGTGAGCCCTCTGATCCATGTTTTTAATTGCGGGATTTGGGCTAGGAGATGTTCACCATAGGGACTTTGCAGCCGTGCACTCTTATTTATTGGCAACCAGGCCTAGATTTCATAATAGGCACACTAGGCGTGTGTCTATGGTGGCACAATTCAGGGGGATAAGAGGCCAGCTGAAGGCTTGCTGACTCGGCTGTGCTGACTCTCACTGGGCAGAgaagccttctgcttcctgctcctgccgcagagaagaggggaaggatGAATCTTGAAGGGATAAAGAAAACAGTTCTGTTCCTTGTTATAGCACTTCCACGGCCCATCTCCTCCCCCCCATTTTCCTGTACAGGAGGAGAGGGTTGAGGCCTGAGCATATAGCAGGGAGCAAACCAAAACCCTGCTCCCTAATCTAGTCTCTCTTCTTACCAATTCAAGAATGAGGAGAGGTGAGCCTGGAGTTTTTAAAGCAGAGCAAAGATAACTCCTGTACTGGTTGCAGAGCAGGGCTCAACACACAATTGGACACATGTCCATATCTCCCCATGCAAAACAGGGATTAGGAGGTCCCAAACGCACAAAGCTAATGGTGCTCATCCCATGTAAAGTAcgtgtagatgaggctattagctaatctccCCCTCAC
The nucleotide sequence above comes from Rhinatrema bivittatum unplaced genomic scaffold, aRhiBiv1.1, whole genome shotgun sequence. Encoded proteins:
- the LOC115081454 gene encoding polypeptide N-acetylgalactosaminyltransferase 6-like codes for the protein MWLPRRKLWRMVLLFLCLCLSVSLLLLFLMHWFLSDPAWVYQELQHQPEDAAAFDPGDPVASIMSNIRSGNITPRLQIRPAAKKPSQEMGPAACLPGYYSAMDLLPHFQRPYQDPRLPGAGGRAYWLSDLTMQEEMELRMGYVRHNLNTFVSDRISLHRDLGPDTRPPECVEKRFRRCPALPSVSVIIVFHNEAWSTLLRTVHSVLYTAPRLLLREILLVDDASQHEALKEPLDEYVKQLQVVRVLRQPKRKGLVAARLLGASRAKAEALVFLDAHCECWPGWLEPLLERVALDETRVVSPDIVAIDLHSFRFEGPIPQRQSHSRGAFDWALVFTWELVPPALEAVRKNETQPFLTPAMAGGLFAISKSFFERIGTYDHQMEIWGAENLEMSFRVWMCGGQLEIVPCSVVGHVFRLESPHSFPGGMDVVSRNQVRLAEVWMDEYKVLFYRRNMEAARILKEKSYGDLSQRLQLREQLGCKSFDWYLHTLRPDFFIPEFNPRFYGLLLNKGMGLCLDISEMEEGENQLGLSKCHGVPDKQYFEYSSQQEIRHNIGSELCLAVELDSLVLQPCVAWESGMTVPPSQAFSYGKDKLLRNLEQDLCLEALALSFGLVSCTPEEDAQIWVFITELQK